A window of Rhododendron vialii isolate Sample 1 chromosome 13a, ASM3025357v1 contains these coding sequences:
- the LOC131315112 gene encoding potassium transporter 5-like, protein MEIYSPEASSCAVGFKETSIRDSIEIYSPEANHRMDESSPTPLVAEKRNNVMQRHDSLDMESNKFNSHHGHQNAGWSMILHLAFQSIGVVYGDIGTSPLYVYSSTFTNGIQDNDDILGVLSLIIYTITLITLIKYVFIVLRANDNGDGGTFALYSLICRHVKVSLTPNQEAEDGEVSNYQLELASNRLKRASRLKSRLENSQFAKYLLLFVAMLGTSMVIGDGVLTPSISVLSAVGGLQEATSSITQGKIVWISVAILIALFCFQRFGTDKVGYTFAPIITVWFLMIGGIGLYNFIKFDPTVIKALYPKYIIDYFRRNKKDAWISLGGVVLAITGTEAMFADLGHFNVRSIQISMCSLTYPALMLAYTGQAAFLRKNNDLVSNTFYKSIPHGIYWPMFVVAVMAAIIASQAMISGAFSIIQQSLALGCFPRVQVIHTSTKYEGQVYIPEVNYILMVACVAVTAGFKTTTNIGNAYGIAVVFVMTITSAFLVLVMIMIWKTHILLVLLYISIICSVELVYLSSVLYKFKQGGYLPLAFAAFLMMVMFIWNSVHRRKYYYELDRKVSPEEVKEIVNRENVCRVQGLAIFYSELVIGIPPIFKHYVDNVPALHSVLIFLSMKSLPISKVPMEERFLFRRVQPNELNIFRCVARYGYTDAQNEQDSFERNLVERLKEYIRANSLSSSAGREIEEVDRAWRAGVVHLVGENAVIARKGANIGKKFLINGAYSFIRKNLRQIENFFDIPQERLLKVGMTYEL, encoded by the exons ATGGAAATATATTCCCCTGAAGCTTCTTCGTGTGCTGTGGGGTTTAAAGAAACGTCGATAAGGGATTCAATTGAAATATATTCCCCCGAAGCTAACCACAGGATGGACGAATCCTCTCCCACACCACTCGTAGCGGAAAAACGCAACAACGTAATGCAACGACACGACTCCTTGGACATGGAGTCCAACAAATTCAACAGCCACCACGGCCACCAG AATGCAGGGTGGTCGATGATACTGCACCTGGCGTTTCAGAGCATCGGAGTAGTGTACGGGGACATCGGAACGTCGCCGCTGTACGTCTACTCCTCCACCTTCACCAACGGCATACAAGACAACGATGACATTCTGGgcgttctctctctcatcatatACACCATCACCTTGATTACTCTTATCAAATACGTCTTCATTGTCTTACGTGCAAATGACAACGGCGATG GTGGGACATTTGCATTGTACTCGTTAATATGTCGGCATGTGAAGGTGAGTTTAACCCCAAATCAAGAAGCGGAAGACGGAGAAGTTTCCAATTATCAACTCGAGTTGGCCAGCAACCGCTTGAAACGGGCCTCAAGGCTCAAGTCGAGGCTTGAGAACAGCCAATTTGCCAAGTATTTGTTGCTCTTCGTCGCAATGTTGGGCACTTCCATGGTTATTGGAGATGGTGTCCTAACCCCTTCCATCTCAG TTCTATCGGCTGTGGGTGGACTCCAAGAAGCTACATCTTCCATTACTCAAG GGAAGATTGTTTGGATATCGGTTGCCATCTTAATCGCCCTATTCTGCTTTCAAAGGTTTGGAACTGATAAAGTCGGCTATACCTTCGCTCCCATAATTACTGTTTGGTTCCTAATGATTGGTGGAATTGGGCTCTACAATTTCATCAAGTTCGATCCAACCGTAATAAAAGCATTGTATCCAAAGTACATCATCGACTATTTCAGGAGAAACAAAAAGGATGCATGGATTTCCCTTGGTGGCGTTGTCCTTGCCATAACAG GAACCGAGGCAATGTTTGCGGATCTTGGGCATTTCAATGTTCGATCCATACAAATAAGCATGTGCTCTTTGACATATCCAGCCCTCATGTTAGCCTACACCGGACAAGCCGCCTTCCTTAGAAAGAACAATGATTTGGTTTCAAACACTTTCTATAAATCTATTCCAC ATGGTATCTATTGGCCAATGTTTGTGGTGGCCGTTATGGCAGCAATCATAGCAAGTCAAGCGATGATTTCGGGTGCTTTCTCGATCATTCAGCAGTCCCTGGCACTAGGGTGCTTTCCTCGAGTGCAAGTCATTCACACCTCAACCAAGTATGAAGGACAAGTTTACATACCTGAGGTCAATTACATTCTCATGGTGGCTTGTGTTGCAGTCACTGCTGGATTCAAAACCACAACCAATATAGGAAACGCTTATG GGATCGCGGTGGTGTTTGTGATGACGATTACATCTGCATTCCTTGTTCTCGTTATGATCATGATATGGAAAACCCACATTCTTCTCGTACTCCTGTACATTTCGATCATTTGCTCCGTGGAGCTCGTCTACTTATCTTCTGTCCTCTACAAATTCAAGCAAGGGGGGTACCTACCCTTGGCCTTCGCCGCCTTCTTAATGATGGTAATGTTCATTTGGAACAGTGTTCACAGAAGGAAGTACTACTACGAGCTAGATCGCAAGGTTTCCCCTGAGGAGGTAAAGGAAATCGTTAACAGAGAAAACGTTTGCCGAGTTCAAGGGCTTGCAATCTTCTACTCAGAGCTTGTTATTGGAATCCCGCCCATATTCAAACATTATGTGGATAACGTGCCCGCACTCCACTCCGtccttatttttctctctatgaAATCTCTACCCATAAGTAAGGTCCCAATGGAAGAGCGATTCCTCTTCCGTAGAGTACAACCGAATGAGCTAAACATTTTCCGATGCGTCGCGAGATACGGGTACACAGATGCTCAGAATGAACAAGACTCCTTTGAGAGAAACCTGGTCGAAAGGCTAAAGGAGTACATAAGAGCTAATTCTCTTTCTTCGTCAGCGGGGAGGGAAATCGAAGAGGTTGACAGAGCATGGCGAGCGGGAGTTGTTCACTTGGTGGGTGAGAATGCGGTGATTGCAAGAAAAGGAGCCAATATAGGGAAGAAGTTCTTGATTAATGGCGCTTACAGTTTCATAAGAAAGAATTTGAGGCAAATCGAGAACTTTTTTGATATTCCTCAGGAACGCTTGCTGAAGGTTGGAATGACATATGAGCTTTAG
- the LOC131315113 gene encoding potassium transporter 5-like, producing the protein MSTTGDSIVNDDDDLNPDHEDHIHDQEEVSHQQQQLEAKKISSQKLRRFDSLDIESSKFRSHQHLGDKGAKWSVILNLAFQSIGVVYGDLGTSPLYVYPATFSGGIKHNDDILGTLSLIFYTITLIPVVKYVFIVLRANDNGDGGTFALYSLICRYAKVGLIPSQEAEDREVSNYHLESPNNNRLRRASWVKSKLEKSLFAKYFLLFATMLGTSMVIGDGILTPCISVLSAVGGIKEATSSMTEDRIVWISVAILVVLFMVQRFGTDKVGYSFAPILCLWFLFIGTIGIYNFIKFDPTVIKAINPWYIVQYFKRNKKQAWISLGGTVLSITGTEALFGDLGHFSVRSIQISTCAVVYPSIILCYVGQSAVLRKHNEYSSDAFFKSVPGPVYWPMFVVAVLAAIIASQAMISATFSIIQQSLSLGCFPRVKVVHTSAKYEGQVYVPEINYLLMLACVAVTIGFRTTDRIGNAYGIAVVFVMVLTSSFLVLIMIMIWKTHILLIISYVLVIGTIELIYLSSVLYKFDQGGYLPLAFAMFLMAIMYVWNDVYRRKYNYELDHKISLQKVKEIVGNTNFYRIPGLAIFYSELVHGIPPLFKHYLDNVPALHSVLVFVSIKSLPISKVPREERFLFRRVQPNELNVFRCVVRYGYTDVRNEQDPFERKLVERLKNFISEEYQFSKTIQNNQESAEKDGELDDTLVEREIEVLEKACTAGIVHLVGENEVIAEKGAGIGKRLLINYGYSFLKRNLRQTDKVFDIPRKCLLKVGMTYEL; encoded by the exons ATGTCTACCACTGGTGATTCTATCGTAAACGATGATGATGACCTTAACCCTGATCATGAAGATCATATTCATGATCAGGAGGAAGTTtctcatcaacaacaacaacttgAAGCGAAGAAAATCTCTTCGCAAAAGTTGCGGCGATTCGACTCATTGGACATCGAATCTAGCAAGTTTCGCAGCCATCAACACCTCGGCGACAAG GGTGCAAAGTGGTCGGTGATATTGAATCTAGCTTTTCAGAGCATAGGCGTAGTGTACGGGGACCTCGGAACTTCCCCGTTGTATGTTTATCCGGCCACCTTCAGCGGCGGAATCAAGCACAACGATGACATTTTGGGCACACTCTCTTTGATTTTCTACACCATCACGTTGATACCTGTCGTTAAGTACGTGTTTATTGTGTTACGCGCAAATGATAATGGTGATG GTGGGACATTTGCATTGTACTCGTTGATATGCCGGTATGCGAAAGTGGGTTTAATCCCAAGTCAAGAAGCAGAAGATCGAGAGGTATCCAACTATCATCTGGAGTCGCCTAACAATAATCGGCTGAGACGAGCGTCATGGGTCAAGTCGAAGCTAGAAAAGAGCCTGTTTGCTAAGTATTTCTTACTATTTGCCACAATGTTGGGCACCTCTATGGTTATTGGAGATGGCATACTCACTCCTTGCATCTCTG TTTTATCAGCTGTGGGAGGAATCAAGGAAGCTACGTCCTCCATGACAGAAG ATAGGATAGTTTGGATATCAGTTGCCATACTAGTTGTCCTATTTATGGTCCAAAGATTTGGAACCGACAAAGTCGGCTACAGTTTTGCTCCGATACTCTGTCTTTGGTTCCTATTTATTGGTACCATTGGCATCTACAATTTCATCAAGTTCGATCCAACGGTAATTAAAGCCATAAATCCATGGTACATCGTCCAATATTTCAAGAGGAACAAAAAACAAGCATGGATTTCCCTTGGTGGCACAGTCCTTTCCATAACAG GAACTGAAGCATTGTTTGGGGATCTTGGTCATTTCAGTGTTCGGTCTATTCAGATAAGCACTTGTGCTGTGGTTTATCCATCCATTATACTATGTTATGTCGGACAATCTGCTGTCCTCAGAAAGCACAATGAATACAGTTCAGACGCATTCTTTAAGTCTGTACCAG GCCCAGTGTACTGGCCAATGTTTGTGGTGGCTGTTTTGGCTGCTATCATAGCTAGTCAAGCCATGATTTCGGCGACTTTTTCAATCATCCAACAATCCCTCTCACTAGGGTGTTTCCCTCGAGTGAAAGTCGTTCACACCTCAGCGAAATATGAAGGACAGGTTTATGTACCCGAAATCAATTATCTTCTCATGTTGGCTTGTGTCGCAGTCACTATTGGATTCAGAACTACGGATAGGATAGGGAACGCTTATG GGATTGCAGTGGTGTTTGTGATGGTGCTTACGTCATCATTTCTAGTGCTCATCATGATAATGATATGGAAAACTCACATTCTTCTCATAATCTCATATGTACTCGTCATTGGAACCATTGAGCTCATCTACTTAAGTTCAGTCCTCTATAAATTTGATCAAGGTGGATATCTACCCTTGGCATTCGCGATGTTCCTAATGGCAATAATGTACGTATGGAATGATGTGTACCGAAGAAAGTATAATTATGAGTTGGATCACAAGATCTCCCTACAGAAGGTAAAGGAAATCGTTGGCAATACCAACTTTTATCGAATTCCGGGGCTAGCTATCTTCTATTCAGAGCTTGTACACGGAATTCCGCCTCTATTCAAGCACTATTTGGATAATGTGCCTGCGCTTCACTCTGTCCTTGTTTTTGTCTCTATAAAATCACTACCCATAAGCAAGGTTCCAAGGGAAGAGCGGTTCCTCTTCCGCAGAGTCCAACCGAATGAGCTTAATGTGTTCCGATGTGTGGTGAGATATGGGTACACAGACGTGAGAAATGAACAAGACCCATTTGAAAGAAAGTTGGTTGAAAGGCTGAAGAATTTCATAAGCGAAGAAtatcagttttcaaaaacaattcaaaataaTCAAGAATCTGCTGAGAAAGATGGAGAGTTGGATGATACATTAGTTGAGAGGGAAATCGAAGTGCTGGAAAAAGCATGTACTGCTGGGATTGTTCACTTGGTGGGTGAGAATGAGGTGATTGCGGAGAAAGGCGCTGGAATAGGAAAAAGGCTATTGATCAACTATGGTTACAGTTTCTTGAAGAGGAATTTGAGACAAACGGATAAGGTGTTTGATATCCCTCGAAAATGTTTGCTAAAGGTTGGAATGACGTATGAGCTTTAA
- the LOC131315114 gene encoding zinc finger protein GAI-ASSOCIATED FACTOR 1-like: MSSIMSGEVDDHGSFFSSDNNNNYPGEEEGEEEEKLQKLPEKQLVQKRVGGSSSRPKSTNGNGSTTQPQPAAKKKRNLPGNPDPTAEVIVLSPTTLMATNRFVCEICNKGFQRDQNLQLHRRGHNLPWKLRQRTTTEVRKRVYICPEPSCIHHNPTRALGDLTGIKKHFSRKHGEKKWKCDKCSKKYAVQSDWKAHQKTCGTREYRCDCGTIFSRRDSFITHRAFCDALAEENNKANQRGGLAPNMGSNIQAQFPDQLMSPVPITTNSPMGFLDFNTNYDSKTPLKSLPQELLPVPFKPTNMVGDMFSTTSGSLFGGPRGIINSSTSSGLQQISPNNSPSGFNYDSKNGSPLSSGSAHMSATALLQKAAQMGATASNSNINSPRIQKNFINSGSSSYGAMEHHNNSSFDQLFQNHQSNLIGINGGGFINPLLQKGPQEMSHFFSTGTDGNEMDLFGGMLVGGHPQSQGLFMKNPEQEDNDSSSLSQGRAPVSRNVIARSTFGGSGNGDNVTTVDFMGVGGSSRPPNSHQQQQQKSLELEALMGSQQRMQIMNSQFDEELFEGELAMEKPIWDA, translated from the exons ATGTCAAGTATTATGTCAGGTGAAGTAGACGATCATGGGAGCTTCTTCTCTtcagataataataataattatcctggggaagaagaaggagaagaagaagaaaaactccaAAAGCTTCCAGAAAAGCAGCTTGTACAAAAGCGTGTCGGCGGCTCGAGTTCACGGCCTAAATCCACTAATGGCAATGGATCAACCACTCAGCCGCAACCTGCagctaaaaagaaaagaaatctaCCCGGAAATCCAG ATCCGACTGCAGAAGTTATTGTTCTATCACCAACAACCCTAATGGCAACTAACCGATTCGTGTGTGAGATTTGCAACAAAGGGTTCCAAAGGGACCAAAACCTGCAACTACACCGAAGAGGACACAATCTACCGTGGAAACTGAGGCAAAGAACAACCACTGAGGTGAGAAAAAGGGTGTACATATGCCCAGAGCCGTCGTGCATCCACCACAACCCCACTCGAGCTCTGGGAGATCTAACCGGCATCAAGAAACATTTTAGTCGAAAACACGGTGAGAAGAAATGGAAATGCGACAAGTGCTCGAAGAAATACGCGGTGCAATCGGATTGGAAAGCTCATCAGAAAACTTGTGGCACTCGAGAGTATAGATGTGACTGTGGAACCATCTTCTCCAG GAGAGACAGCTTTATCACCCACAGAGCATTCTGTGATGCACTAGctgaagaaaacaacaaagcaaACCAACGAGGAGGGCTAGCTCCCAACATGGGCTCAAACATACAAGCCCAATTTCCTGACCAGCTCATGTCGCCTGTGCCCATAACCACCAACAGCCCAATGGGCTTTTTGGACTTCAACACCAACTACGATTCCAAAACCCCACTCAAATCCCTCCCTCAGGAGCTCTTACCGGTGCCGTTTAAGCCCACGAACATGGTCGGCGACATGTTCTCGACCACTTCGGGCTCCCTGTTCGGCGGCCCAAGAGGCATTATCAACTCTTCAACTTCCTCTGGCCTTCAGCAGATCAGTCCAAACAACTCACCATCAGGCTTCAACTACGATAGCAAGAACGGGAGCCCACTTTCTAGTGGGTCGGCCCACATGTCCGCAACGGCCCTTTTGCAAAAAGCGGCCCAAATGGGTGCAACGGCGAGCAATAGCAATATCAACTCGCCCAGGATCCAAAAGAACTTTATTAATAGTGGGTCATCATCTTATGGTGCAATGGAGCATCATAACAACAGCTCGTTTGATCAACTCTTCCAAAATCATCAGTCAAATTTGATCGGAATCAATGGTGGAGGGTTCATCAATCCATTGTTGCAAAAGGGCCCGCAAGAAATGTCCCATTTTTTCAGCACGGGAACCGATGGGAATGAGATGGACTTGTTTGGGGGAATGTTGGTGGGTGGTCATCCACAATCTCAAGGGTTATTTATGAAAAATCCAGAGCAAGAGGATAATGATAGCTCTAGTCTGAGTCAGGGGAGGGCTCCGGTCAGCCGGAATGTGATTGCGCGATCGACATTCGGAGGGAGTGGCAACGGCGATAACGTGACCACGGTTGATTTTATGGGTGTTGGAGGGTCAAGTAGACCTCCGAATTcgcatcaacaacaacaacaaaagtcATTGGAATTGGAGGCATTAATGGGTAGTCAACAGAGAATGCAAATAATGAATAGTCAATTCGATGAAGAGCTCTTTGAAGGGGAACTAGCCATGGAAAAGCCCATATGGGATGCTTAA